One part of the Kryptolebias marmoratus isolate JLee-2015 linkage group LG13, ASM164957v2, whole genome shotgun sequence genome encodes these proteins:
- the sms gene encoding spermine synthase, producing MAVRHYTLDFNLSTAVDSAAIVPSLLSIFHEQELAETIHDTNGHGYLATFVGKNGRLVILRVHAHGLVTIDLQCYEEDNISQLDNLLNALEKKLKVLLNGNIARIKKLPALVRGATVDRYWPTADGRLMEYDIDEVVYEKDSAYQNIKIMHSKQYGNILVLDGDVNLAESDIAYTRAITGNGKESYAGKEVLILGGGDGGILAELVKQKPKMIIMVEIDQKVIDGCKMHMRKTCGNTLDTLRGDCYQILIEDCVPLLRKYVQEGRTFDYVINDLTAIPISTEPEDSMWEFLRLILDLSMCVLDPKGKYFTQGNSVNMTEALSLYEEQLGKLSCPVDFRKEVVCVPSYLEQWVFYTAWKK from the exons ATGGCAGTGCGACATTATACTCTCGACTTTAATCTTTCTACAGCAG TTGACTCTGCCGCTATAGTTCCCAGTCTGCTGTCCATATTTCACGAGCAGGAACTGGCAGAAACTATTCACGACACAAACGGGCATGGGTACCTTGCTACATTTGTAGGCAAAAATGGCCG gCTTGTCATTCTGCGGGTGCACGCCCACGGGCTGGTCACCATCGATCTGCAGTGTTACGAGGAGGATAACATCTCACAGCTTGACAAT cttttaaatgcattggaaaagaagctgaaagttcTCTTAAATGGCAATATTGCAAGGATtaaaaa GCTCCCGGCTCTGGTGCGGGGAGCGACGGTTGACCGATACTGGCCCACGGCCGACGGAAGATTGATGGAGTATGACATCGACGAGGTGGTGTACGAAAAAGACTCTGCATACCAAAACATAAAGATAATGCACTCAAAGCAGTACGGGAACATCCTAGTGCTCGATGGAGATGTTA acttGGCAGAAAGTGACATTGCCTACACCCGAGCCATCACAGGTAACGGAAAAGAGAGTTATGCAGGAAAAGAGGTGCTGATCTTAGGAGGAGGTGATGGAGGCATCCTCGCTGAGTTGGTCAAGCAGAAGCCAAAGATGATAATCATGGTGGAG ATTGATCAGAAGGTGATAGACGGGTGCAAGATGCACATGAGGAAAACCTGTGGCAATACCCTGGACACCCTGAGGGGAGACTGTTACCAA ATACTAATTGAAGACTGTGTCCCGTTGCTGAGGAAGTACGTCCAGGAAGGAAGGACGTTTGATTACGTTATTAATGACCTGACTGCAATCCCAATATCCACTGAACCAGAAG ACTCAATGTGGGAGTTTCTGCGTCTCATCTTAGATCTGTCAATGTGCGTCCTGGATCCCAAGGGAAAATATTTCACACAG GGTAACAGTGTAAATATGACAGAGGCACTGAGTCTGTACGAAGAGCAGCTGGGAAAACTCTCGTGTCCCGTGGACTTCCGCAAAGAGGTGGTGTGTGTGCCCTCCTACCTGGAGCA ATGGGTTTTCTATACTGCATGGAAAAAGTAA